In the genome of Streptomyces pactum, one region contains:
- a CDS encoding serine/threonine-protein kinase: MEDLGAEDPRWIGQYRLLRRLGAGGMGRVFLAHSARGRTVAVKLVQSELARQPEFRRRFQQEVKAAQRVGGEWTAPVLDADTEAATPWVATGYIAGPSLHEVVARGGRPLPERSVRILANGLTRALKDIHRAGLVHRDLKPSNILITIDGPRVIDFGIARALETVTDGVLTRSGAVVGSPGFMSPEQVRGERVTPASDVFCLGSVLAFAGTGRQPFGTSDSGVHAVLYRIAQEEPDLTGLPGGLLDLVADCLRKAPEERPTLDQLLERTAGAEDEDPGEPWLPGSLVAQLGRHAVELLEAESPAGPPPLPRPPAPPMPPAIGPVGAGTVPLPPTVPPTAAPTPPPPAHGPATPPPPSVAPAPSTPPPPGGRPRRAAAPGRRPRRTAAAGRTPGPGTPGLVAASPGLHAGRSGSGHPARTVRRARRTTGAGAHGGPACGGRRPPPRLPGRPRVSGHSRHSRRAGHPTRRRLLAGRTAAGRKAARAVRPVGARRTARTGGAPGECGAGRTAGPGGTAGHRRPHPSPGPLRVPGNAAGPGAPAGPATPAGPAPVAGPAVAGSVPAAGGPPAGFGPPQVTSFDALDPTPPGGAPLSGGSPLSGGGHTPPGGVPPLGGVGHGGPGAPGGGPDPARRRRRRMLLAVSATVAAVIVAGVATFVLTRGGEGTDTAKDRDDKRTSRPADRSPSPSTAPEPSGSGSPAGTATRPATTGDIPDDYLGAWEGEIEEDGNPTGRIRRIVLGQGTKGSEVADALTSGEDAFCQETGTLKEVARDLLVIEAAETSTSIPEGSCSATGEQTLKLQADGSLTWVDSDSSATEATLRRAATDGDAVPSSYLGTWQATDAYGEEDTTFKLTIAQGAYGTTVATTLRQSNRAECEGGLRLVSTRDGLVLSTEDVTKSVPEDACTPVPAITLTADGREKLRQTYTDDNGEEQTQTFTRLE, encoded by the coding sequence ATGGAAGACCTGGGGGCCGAGGACCCTCGTTGGATCGGTCAGTACCGGTTGCTCCGGCGGCTGGGCGCGGGGGGCATGGGCCGGGTGTTCCTGGCGCACTCGGCCCGGGGGCGCACCGTCGCGGTCAAGCTCGTCCAGAGCGAGCTGGCGCGGCAACCGGAGTTCCGGCGCCGGTTCCAGCAGGAGGTCAAGGCCGCACAGCGGGTCGGCGGTGAGTGGACCGCCCCGGTGCTGGACGCCGACACCGAGGCCGCCACGCCCTGGGTGGCCACCGGTTACATCGCCGGGCCCTCGCTGCACGAGGTCGTCGCCAGGGGCGGCCGTCCGCTCCCCGAACGGTCGGTGCGCATCCTGGCGAACGGGCTCACCCGGGCGCTGAAGGACATCCACCGCGCCGGCCTGGTCCACCGGGACCTGAAGCCCTCCAACATCCTGATCACCATCGACGGCCCCCGCGTCATCGACTTCGGCATCGCCAGGGCCCTGGAGACCGTCACCGACGGCGTCCTCACGCGCAGCGGCGCGGTCGTCGGCTCGCCGGGCTTCATGTCGCCCGAGCAGGTGCGCGGTGAACGGGTCACGCCGGCCAGCGACGTCTTCTGCCTGGGCTCGGTGCTGGCGTTCGCGGGCACCGGCCGGCAGCCGTTCGGCACCTCGGACAGCGGCGTGCACGCGGTGCTGTACCGGATCGCCCAGGAGGAGCCGGACCTGACGGGGCTGCCCGGCGGGCTGCTCGACCTGGTGGCGGACTGCCTGCGCAAGGCCCCGGAGGAGCGGCCCACCCTGGACCAGCTGCTGGAGCGTACGGCCGGCGCGGAGGACGAGGACCCGGGCGAACCGTGGCTGCCCGGCAGTCTCGTCGCCCAACTGGGACGGCACGCCGTGGAGTTGCTGGAGGCCGAGTCGCCGGCCGGGCCGCCGCCGCTCCCGCGCCCGCCCGCGCCGCCGATGCCGCCCGCGATCGGTCCGGTGGGCGCCGGTACGGTGCCGCTGCCGCCGACCGTGCCGCCCACGGCGGCCCCGACTCCCCCGCCGCCGGCGCACGGTCCGGCCACCCCGCCGCCGCCGTCCGTCGCCCCGGCCCCGAGCACCCCGCCGCCCCCCGGTGGCCGGCCCCGCCGTGCCGCCGCTCCCGGCCGGCGGCCCCGGCGCACCGCCGCCGCCGGCCGTACCCCCGGCCCCGGCACCCCCGGCCTCGTCGCCGCAAGCCCCGGACTCCACGCCGGCCGGTCCGGGTCCGGCCACCCCGCCCGCACCGTCCGGCGCGCCCGCCGTACCACCGGTGCCGGCGCGCACGGCGGACCCGCGTGCGGCGGCCGCCGCCCCCCACCCCGCCTCCCCGGTCGCCCCCGCGTCTCCGGCCACTCCCGCCACTCCCGCCGAGCGGGGCACCCCACCCGCCGCCGCCTCCTCGCCGGCCGCACCGCCGCCGGGCGGAAAGCCGCCCGCGCCGTCCGTCCCGTCGGGGCCCGCCGGACCGCCCGGACCGGCGGCGCACCCGGGGAGTGCGGCGCCGGGCGTACCGCAGGGCCCGGCGGCACCGCGGGCCACCGGCGCCCCCACCCCTCCCCCGGCCCCCTGCGGGTCCCGGGGAATGCCGCCGGCCCGGGGGCACCGGCCGGTCCGGCGACGCCAGCCGGGCCCGCTCCGGTCGCCGGGCCCGCCGTGGCGGGATCCGTCCCGGCCGCCGGCGGTCCGCCCGCCGGCTTCGGCCCGCCGCAGGTCACCTCGTTCGACGCCCTCGACCCCACGCCGCCGGGCGGTGCCCCGCTGTCCGGTGGCTCCCCCCTGTCCGGTGGCGGGCACACCCCGCCGGGCGGGGTACCGCCGCTGGGCGGCGTGGGGCACGGCGGACCGGGAGCCCCCGGCGGGGGCCCGGACCCCGCCCGCAGGCGCCGCAGGCGGATGCTGCTCGCCGTCTCCGCCACCGTGGCGGCGGTGATCGTCGCGGGGGTGGCCACCTTCGTGCTCACCCGGGGCGGCGAGGGGACGGACACGGCGAAGGACCGGGACGACAAGCGGACGTCGCGGCCCGCCGACCGCTCCCCGAGCCCGAGCACCGCGCCCGAACCGTCCGGCTCCGGCAGCCCCGCGGGCACCGCCACCCGGCCGGCCACCACCGGGGACATCCCGGACGACTACCTCGGCGCCTGGGAGGGCGAGATCGAGGAGGACGGCAACCCGACCGGCAGGATCCGGCGGATCGTGCTGGGGCAGGGCACCAAGGGCTCGGAGGTCGCGGACGCGCTGACCTCGGGCGAGGACGCGTTCTGCCAGGAGACCGGGACCCTCAAGGAGGTCGCCCGGGACCTGCTGGTCATCGAGGCGGCCGAGACCTCCACCAGCATCCCGGAGGGCTCGTGCAGCGCCACCGGCGAGCAGACCCTGAAGCTCCAGGCGGACGGCTCGCTGACCTGGGTGGACAGCGACAGTTCGGCCACCGAGGCCACGCTCCGGCGCGCCGCGACCGACGGCGACGCCGTTCCCTCGTCGTACCTGGGCACCTGGCAGGCGACCGACGCGTACGGCGAAGAGGACACCACCTTCAAGCTCACCATCGCGCAGGGCGCCTACGGAACCACGGTGGCCACCACGCTCCGGCAGAGCAACCGGGCCGAGTGCGAGGGCGGGCTCCGGCTCGTCTCGACCCGGGACGGACTGGTGCTGAGCACCGAGGACGTCACCAAGTCGGTTCCGGAGGACGCCTGCACGCCCGTCCCGGCGATCACCCTCACCGCCGACGGCCGGGAGAAGCTGCGCCAGACGTACACCGACGACAACGGCGAGGAGCAGACCCAGACCTTCACCCGGCTGGAATGA
- a CDS encoding helix-turn-helix transcriptional regulator: MSAGRLLSVLLLLQARGGMSARRIAGELGVSVRTAYRDLARLQAAGVPVRAEPGRGGGYRLVDGYRTRLTGMSEGEARALLFAGLPGPAAELGLAEEVAAARLKLLAALPAGLREEVDRVAAVFHLDAPGWYREPERTPHLPLFVDAVLAGRAVDVRYRRWRAPQEVCRRLRPYGLVLKSGTWYLVAATEKGIATYRVAHVLDAAPADELFDRPADFDLGAHWAAYLDDFRARRHTGTATIRLSPKGRRRLPDNLPPEVVRAVDATATAVGDDGWVEAVIPVEGTEHACGELLRLGVDVEVVAPAGLRRAMTATVTALARAYGTG, from the coding sequence ATGTCTGCCGGTCGCCTGCTGTCGGTGCTGCTGTTGCTGCAAGCGCGGGGTGGCATGTCCGCCCGACGGATCGCCGGGGAGCTGGGGGTGTCGGTGCGCACCGCCTACCGCGACCTGGCGCGTCTGCAGGCCGCCGGGGTCCCGGTCCGCGCGGAGCCCGGCCGCGGGGGCGGCTACCGGCTGGTGGACGGCTACCGCACCCGGCTCACGGGGATGAGCGAGGGTGAGGCGCGGGCGCTGCTGTTCGCCGGGCTGCCGGGCCCCGCCGCCGAGCTGGGTCTCGCGGAGGAGGTGGCGGCGGCCCGGCTGAAGCTGCTCGCCGCGCTGCCGGCCGGGCTCCGCGAGGAGGTGGACCGGGTGGCGGCGGTGTTCCACCTGGACGCCCCCGGCTGGTACCGGGAGCCGGAGCGGACACCGCACCTGCCCCTGTTCGTCGACGCGGTGCTCGCGGGGCGCGCGGTGGACGTGCGCTACCGCCGCTGGCGCGCACCGCAGGAGGTGTGCCGTCGCCTCCGGCCGTACGGCCTGGTGCTCAAGTCCGGCACCTGGTACCTGGTGGCGGCCACGGAGAAGGGCATCGCGACCTACCGCGTCGCCCACGTCCTCGACGCGGCACCGGCCGACGAACTGTTCGACCGGCCGGCGGACTTCGACCTCGGCGCGCACTGGGCCGCCTACCTCGACGACTTCCGGGCGCGCCGCCACACCGGCACGGCCACCATCCGTCTGTCCCCGAAGGGACGCCGGCGCCTGCCCGACAACCTCCCGCCCGAGGTGGTCCGGGCGGTGGACGCCACCGCGACCGCCGTCGGCGACGACGGCTGGGTCGAAGCGGTGATCCCGGTCGAGGGCACGGAGCACGCCTGCGGGGAACTGCTGCGGCTCGGCGTGGACGTGGAGGTGGTCGCACCGGCCGGACTCCGTCGGGCCATGACCGCCACCGTGACGGCCCTCGCCCGGGCCTACGGGACCGGCTGA
- a CDS encoding DUF5753 domain-containing protein, with protein sequence MQQKWNALETDATIMHKWTNAMVPGLFQTADYARALFTQHADIQNSPRDTEEAVRARMKRQEQLYVPGKKFHMLVWEAALHSRVCSPAVLRAQLDRLIGIIGMDTVSFGVVPLSAALRLPPANGFTILDNRLATTEDWHAELWLDDPETVATYLRVWQTLERSAVYGTEAQRVIHRARRSLDEG encoded by the coding sequence GTGCAGCAGAAGTGGAACGCGCTGGAAACGGACGCGACCATCATGCACAAGTGGACCAATGCGATGGTCCCGGGGCTGTTCCAGACAGCGGACTACGCACGGGCCCTGTTCACGCAGCATGCGGACATCCAGAACTCCCCGCGCGATACCGAGGAAGCGGTCCGTGCCCGTATGAAGCGGCAGGAGCAGCTCTACGTACCCGGGAAGAAGTTCCACATGCTGGTGTGGGAGGCGGCCCTTCACTCCCGTGTCTGCTCACCGGCGGTGCTGCGCGCCCAACTCGACCGGTTGATCGGGATCATCGGTATGGACACCGTCTCGTTCGGTGTCGTGCCGCTCTCCGCCGCGCTGCGCTTACCTCCGGCCAACGGCTTCACCATCTTGGACAACCGCCTGGCGACCACCGAGGACTGGCACGCCGAGCTGTGGCTCGATGACCCGGAGACCGTGGCCACGTACCTGCGGGTCTGGCAGACGCTGGAACGCTCGGCGGTGTACGGGACCGAGGCGCAGCGGGTGATCCACCGCGCTCGCCGGAGCCTGGACGAGGGCTGA
- a CDS encoding aspartate aminotransferase family protein — protein MTVTPQSPDPAAGAAVKAADRAHVFHSWSAQGLIDPLAVAGAEGSYFWDYDGKRYLDFSCQLVNTNIGHQHPKVVAAIQEQAGKLCTVAPGFAVDVRSEAARLVAERTPGDLDKIFFTNGGAEAVENAVRMARLHTGRPKVLSAYRSYHGATAAAINLTGDPRRWASDTASAGVVHFWAPFLYRSPFHAETEQQECERALRHLEDTIAFEGPQTIAAIILETVPGTAGIMMPPPGYLAGVREICDRYGIVYILDEVMAGFGRTGRWFAADHWGVTPDLLTFAKGVNSGYVPLGGVAISAEIAATFDQRPYPGGLTYSGHPLACASAVATISAMAEERIVENAAEIGEKVLGPGLREIAERHPSVGEVRGTGVFWAVELVRNRETREPLVPYNASGADNRPMAEFAAACKERGLWPFVNMNRTHVVPPCTVTEAEAKEGLAILDEALSVADAHTA, from the coding sequence GTGACCGTTACACCCCAGTCCCCTGACCCGGCCGCCGGCGCCGCCGTCAAGGCCGCTGACCGCGCGCACGTCTTCCACTCCTGGTCCGCCCAGGGGCTGATCGATCCGCTCGCCGTCGCCGGTGCCGAAGGCTCGTACTTCTGGGACTACGACGGGAAGCGCTATCTCGACTTCTCCTGCCAGCTGGTGAACACCAACATCGGCCACCAGCACCCCAAGGTCGTCGCCGCCATCCAGGAGCAGGCCGGGAAGCTGTGCACCGTCGCCCCCGGCTTCGCGGTGGATGTGCGCTCCGAGGCCGCCCGGCTGGTGGCCGAGCGCACCCCCGGCGACCTGGACAAGATCTTCTTCACCAACGGCGGCGCGGAGGCCGTGGAGAACGCGGTGCGCATGGCCCGGCTGCACACCGGCCGCCCCAAGGTGCTCTCCGCCTACCGCTCCTACCACGGCGCCACCGCCGCCGCGATCAACCTGACCGGCGACCCGCGCCGCTGGGCGTCCGACACCGCCTCGGCCGGCGTGGTGCACTTCTGGGCGCCGTTCCTGTACCGCTCCCCGTTCCACGCGGAGACCGAGCAGCAGGAGTGCGAGCGCGCGCTGCGCCACCTGGAGGACACCATCGCCTTCGAGGGGCCGCAGACCATCGCCGCGATCATCCTGGAGACGGTGCCCGGCACCGCCGGCATCATGATGCCCCCGCCCGGCTACCTGGCCGGCGTCCGGGAGATCTGCGACCGGTACGGCATCGTCTACATCCTGGACGAGGTCATGGCCGGCTTCGGCCGCACCGGCCGCTGGTTCGCCGCCGACCACTGGGGTGTCACCCCGGACCTGCTGACCTTCGCCAAGGGCGTCAACTCCGGCTACGTCCCGCTCGGCGGCGTCGCCATCTCCGCCGAGATCGCCGCCACCTTCGACCAGCGCCCCTACCCGGGCGGCCTGACCTACTCCGGTCACCCGCTGGCCTGCGCCTCCGCCGTCGCGACGATCAGCGCGATGGCGGAGGAGCGGATCGTGGAGAACGCCGCCGAGATCGGTGAGAAGGTCCTCGGGCCGGGGCTGCGGGAGATCGCCGAGCGTCACCCGTCGGTCGGCGAGGTCCGTGGCACGGGCGTGTTCTGGGCGGTCGAGCTGGTGCGGAACCGCGAGACCCGGGAGCCGCTGGTCCCGTACAACGCGTCCGGCGCCGACAACCGCCCGATGGCCGAGTTCGCGGCGGCCTGCAAGGAGCGCGGGCTGTGGCCGTTCGTGAACATGAACCGTACGCACGTGGTGCCGCCCTGCACGGTCACCGAGGCCGAGGCGAAGGAGGGGCTGGCGATCCTGGACGAGGCGCTGAGCGTCGCCGACGCGCACACCGCCTGA
- a CDS encoding AraC family transcriptional regulator has product MDILTEALGSMRTGRPSSVRTHGRAPWGLRLPRVAGAGFHVVLHGTCWLIPLGATAPLEPIALEPGDVIFMRDGFDHILADDPATPAEEERPEQYCPGSPLGTVSLGGDGPATSLLCGHYRLDQGRPHPLVRQLPDVIHLATRHGRHAELCSAVGLLRAELENPRIGSAGIVPVLIDSLLLYILRAWLEEQPPATAKGWAAALGDSAVAPALTAIHQDPAAPWTVESLAARAGLSRAAFARRFTALVGEPPMAYLTRWRMTTAAKLLRESAAPLTAVAARTGYGSEYALAKAFKREYGQAPGRYRRLGRASDEPSAAALLTHRR; this is encoded by the coding sequence TTGGACATCCTGACCGAGGCGCTGGGTTCGATGCGGACCGGGCGGCCCAGTTCGGTGCGGACCCACGGCCGCGCGCCGTGGGGCCTGCGACTGCCCCGGGTGGCCGGGGCCGGATTCCACGTGGTGCTCCACGGCACCTGCTGGCTGATCCCGCTGGGGGCCACGGCCCCCCTGGAGCCGATCGCCCTGGAGCCGGGAGACGTGATCTTCATGCGGGACGGCTTCGACCACATACTCGCCGACGACCCCGCCACCCCGGCCGAGGAGGAGCGGCCCGAACAGTACTGTCCGGGCTCGCCGCTGGGCACCGTCTCCCTCGGCGGCGACGGGCCGGCCACCAGCCTGCTGTGCGGCCACTACCGCCTGGACCAGGGGCGCCCGCACCCCCTCGTCCGCCAGCTGCCCGACGTCATCCACCTGGCCACCCGGCACGGCCGCCACGCCGAGCTCTGTTCCGCCGTCGGGCTGCTCCGGGCGGAGCTGGAGAACCCGCGCATCGGCTCGGCCGGGATAGTCCCGGTGCTGATCGACTCGCTGCTGCTGTACATCCTGCGCGCCTGGCTGGAGGAGCAGCCGCCCGCGACCGCCAAGGGCTGGGCCGCGGCCCTCGGCGACTCGGCGGTCGCCCCGGCACTCACCGCCATCCACCAGGACCCGGCCGCCCCGTGGACCGTGGAGTCGCTCGCCGCGCGGGCCGGGCTCTCCCGGGCGGCCTTCGCCCGCCGCTTCACCGCCCTGGTGGGCGAACCGCCGATGGCCTACCTGACCCGCTGGCGCATGACCACGGCCGCCAAGCTGTTGCGCGAGTCCGCGGCCCCGCTGACCGCGGTCGCCGCCCGTACCGGGTACGGCTCCGAGTACGCGCTCGCCAAGGCGTTCAAGCGCGAGTACGGGCAGGCGCCGGGGCGCTACCGCCGCCTGGGCAGGGCGTCCGACGAGCCGTCGGCAGCCGCCCTCCTGACCCACCGGCGGTAG
- a CDS encoding GntR family transcriptional regulator, which produces MPVPGGSPVKRSTLRQQIADALCDEVLAGRLPAGKQFTVKEMAEQYGVSATPVREALIDLCSQGLLDVEEHRGFRVHEFTHDDFRAMVEARSLIVEGIFRRSAAERVSGFPAQALAAVRRRAEEAERAARSGDLDILIGYDLRFWRELTGLVGNPYISDFLQRVRVQSWVFVVPYLRRMDDLAGVLWADHGRLTDAVTRADADEAERIIAEYNAHSLTLVSRLANGEDDAPRPAPDGGPGGADNPRAEAGS; this is translated from the coding sequence ATGCCCGTGCCCGGCGGTAGCCCGGTCAAGCGCAGCACACTGCGTCAGCAGATCGCCGACGCGCTGTGCGACGAGGTGCTCGCGGGCAGACTGCCGGCCGGGAAGCAGTTCACCGTGAAGGAGATGGCCGAGCAGTACGGCGTCTCGGCGACCCCGGTCCGCGAGGCGCTGATCGACCTGTGCTCGCAGGGCCTGCTCGACGTCGAGGAGCACCGCGGCTTCCGGGTCCACGAGTTCACCCACGACGACTTCCGGGCCATGGTCGAGGCGCGGTCCCTGATCGTGGAGGGGATCTTCCGGCGCTCCGCCGCGGAGCGGGTGAGCGGCTTCCCGGCCCAGGCCCTGGCCGCGGTGCGGCGGCGCGCCGAGGAGGCGGAGCGGGCCGCCCGGTCCGGCGACCTCGACATCCTGATCGGCTACGACCTGCGGTTCTGGCGCGAACTGACCGGCCTGGTCGGCAACCCGTACATATCCGACTTCCTGCAACGGGTGCGGGTGCAGAGCTGGGTGTTCGTCGTCCCCTACCTGCGCCGCATGGACGATCTGGCCGGAGTGCTCTGGGCTGACCACGGCAGGCTCACCGACGCGGTCACCCGGGCCGACGCGGACGAGGCCGAACGCATCATCGCGGAGTACAACGCCCACTCGCTCACGCTCGTCAGCAGGCTCGCGAACGGTGAGGACGACGCCCCCCGGCCGGCGCCGGACGGCGGCCCCGGCGGCGCGGACAACCCGAGGGCCGAGGCGGGAAGCTGA
- a CDS encoding DJ-1/PfpI family protein has protein sequence MGQQPTVHVAVYDTLADWEIGHVTAYLRNTTAQRPPRTGFAVRTVGATREPVETMGGLRVTPDLTLDELSPQDSALLILPGAATWDEGSDNAPFARAARSFLDAGVPVAAICGATAGLAAEGLLDDRDHTSAAAGYLAATGYRGGDRYREAPAVNDRGLITAGPTEPVAFAREIFAELDVYAPEVLDAWYRLFAHSDASAFEVLAAASAQ, from the coding sequence ATGGGACAGCAGCCGACGGTGCACGTGGCCGTCTACGACACGCTCGCCGACTGGGAGATCGGCCATGTCACCGCATACCTGCGGAACACCACGGCCCAGCGACCGCCGCGTACCGGCTTCGCCGTCCGGACCGTCGGGGCCACCCGGGAACCGGTGGAGACCATGGGCGGGCTGCGCGTCACGCCCGACCTCACGCTGGACGAGCTGTCGCCGCAGGACAGCGCCCTGCTGATCCTGCCCGGCGCCGCCACCTGGGACGAAGGGTCCGACAACGCGCCGTTCGCCCGGGCCGCCCGGAGCTTCCTCGACGCGGGCGTGCCGGTCGCGGCGATCTGCGGCGCGACGGCCGGACTCGCCGCCGAGGGGCTGCTGGACGACCGGGACCACACCAGCGCCGCGGCCGGGTACCTGGCCGCCACCGGGTACCGGGGCGGGGACCGCTACCGGGAGGCGCCGGCGGTCAACGACCGCGGCCTGATCACCGCCGGCCCGACCGAGCCGGTGGCGTTCGCCCGGGAGATCTTCGCCGAGCTCGACGTCTACGCGCCCGAGGTGCTGGACGCCTGGTACCGGCTGTTCGCCCACTCGGACGCGAGCGCGTTCGAGGTCCTCGCGGCGGCGTCCGCACAGTGA
- a CDS encoding NIPSNAP family protein, whose protein sequence is MPPTDPAGPPAVIELRQYTLRPGRRDELIDLFDREFVETQEAAGARVLGQFRDLDDPDRFVWLRGFPDMETRHRALTDFYGGPVWSRHGPRANDTMLDSDDVLLLRPLWSAGGFTARPSGRAPAGAPAPDRFVAATVWFFAPGRDGGIELVRDGLLPVLRETGPAPLALLASEHAPNTFPRLPVRPGENVAVILASYPDEDAYRRHRAEVRDRPLVRDEVLPGIEREQTSAPRSLRLAPTGRSLIR, encoded by the coding sequence GTGCCACCCACCGACCCCGCCGGTCCGCCCGCCGTGATCGAGCTCCGTCAGTACACGCTGCGCCCCGGGCGGCGCGACGAACTCATCGACCTGTTCGACCGCGAGTTCGTCGAGACCCAGGAGGCGGCGGGCGCGCGCGTGCTCGGCCAGTTCCGTGATCTCGACGACCCCGACCGCTTCGTCTGGCTGCGGGGATTCCCCGACATGGAGACGCGCCACCGGGCGCTCACGGACTTCTACGGCGGCCCGGTGTGGTCCCGGCACGGACCCCGGGCGAACGACACCATGCTCGACTCCGACGACGTCCTGCTGCTGCGCCCCCTGTGGTCGGCCGGCGGCTTCACCGCCCGCCCCTCCGGGCGGGCCCCGGCCGGCGCTCCGGCACCGGACCGGTTCGTGGCCGCCACCGTGTGGTTCTTCGCACCGGGACGGGACGGGGGCATCGAGCTGGTCCGGGACGGGCTCCTCCCGGTGCTCCGGGAGACCGGACCCGCGCCGCTGGCCCTGCTGGCCTCCGAGCACGCGCCCAACACCTTCCCCCGGCTGCCGGTCCGCCCCGGTGAGAACGTCGCCGTGATCCTCGCCTCGTACCCCGACGAGGACGCGTACCGCCGGCACCGGGCCGAGGTCCGGGACCGTCCCCTCGTCCGTGACGAGGTGCTGCCGGGCATCGAGCGGGAACAGACCTCGGCGCCCCGTTCGCTCCGGCTGGCGCCCACCGGCCGCTCACTCATCCGCTGA
- a CDS encoding MarR family winged helix-turn-helix transcriptional regulator produces the protein MDDASPDGGPVNDAPPGGGPVDDASPDGGPAGAAGAPPAAELLSRTALGTFRLNGQFLAVAEELARPAGLTAARWQVLGAVLREPLPVAGIARSMGITRQSVQRVADLLVAAGLAEYRPNPAHRRAKLLAPTDAGRAAIARITPGHREFAERLREALGGAARFEQVMTDLERLSRALDTLTGGRPEQGRG, from the coding sequence ATGGACGACGCATCGCCGGACGGCGGACCCGTGAACGATGCACCGCCGGGCGGCGGACCCGTGGACGATGCATCGCCGGACGGTGGGCCGGCGGGCGCGGCGGGGGCACCGCCCGCGGCCGAGCTGCTCAGCCGTACCGCGCTCGGGACCTTCCGGCTGAACGGCCAGTTCCTGGCGGTGGCGGAGGAGCTGGCCCGGCCGGCCGGGCTCACCGCCGCCCGCTGGCAGGTGCTCGGCGCCGTACTGCGCGAACCGCTGCCGGTCGCCGGAATCGCCCGGTCCATGGGCATCACCCGGCAGAGCGTGCAGCGCGTCGCGGACCTGCTGGTTGCCGCCGGGCTCGCCGAGTACCGGCCCAACCCGGCCCACCGCCGGGCCAAGCTGCTCGCCCCGACGGACGCCGGGCGGGCGGCGATCGCCCGGATCACCCCCGGGCACCGGGAGTTCGCCGAGCGGCTCCGCGAGGCGCTGGGGGGCGCCGCGCGGTTCGAGCAGGTGATGACCGATCTGGAACGGCTCTCCCGGGCCCTGGACACGCTGACCGGCGGCCGGCCGGAGCAGGGGCGCGGCTGA
- a CDS encoding NADP-dependent oxidoreductase produces the protein MRAVSQKSFGGPEVLEVVETDRPEPGYTEVLVRVHASAVNPVDVAVRSGAYPLLGEPPFVLGWDISGTVEEAGPGARFKPGDEVFGMPFFPRAASGYAEYVTVPSRQVARKPASIDHVHAAAIPLAALTAWHGLVDAARVGEGQRVLISRAAGGVGHFAVQIAKARGAHVIGLASAPKHDFVRGLGADEVIDYRTTDYTEVLSDLDVVLDANADGERSLSVLRPGGTLVSIMEHADRERAAQVEAAGRRFAGIAVEPDYASLEAIAELVDAGRIRPHVDATFPLAEAGKAHELVGSGRAQGKVVLTVG, from the coding sequence ATGCGTGCAGTCAGCCAGAAGTCCTTCGGCGGGCCCGAGGTGCTGGAGGTGGTGGAGACCGACCGTCCCGAGCCGGGCTACACCGAGGTGCTCGTCCGGGTGCACGCCAGTGCCGTCAACCCGGTCGACGTGGCCGTCCGGTCCGGCGCCTACCCGCTGCTCGGCGAGCCGCCGTTCGTGCTCGGCTGGGACATCTCCGGCACCGTCGAGGAGGCGGGGCCGGGCGCCCGGTTCAAGCCGGGGGACGAGGTCTTCGGGATGCCGTTCTTCCCCCGGGCGGCCAGCGGTTACGCCGAGTACGTCACCGTTCCCTCCCGCCAGGTGGCCCGCAAGCCCGCCTCGATCGACCACGTGCACGCCGCGGCCATCCCGCTCGCCGCGCTCACCGCCTGGCACGGCCTGGTCGACGCGGCGCGGGTCGGCGAGGGCCAGCGGGTGCTCATCAGCCGCGCGGCCGGGGGCGTCGGTCACTTCGCGGTGCAGATCGCCAAGGCGCGCGGCGCCCACGTCATCGGCCTGGCGAGTGCGCCCAAGCACGACTTCGTACGCGGCCTCGGCGCCGACGAGGTGATCGACTACCGCACCACCGACTACACCGAGGTGCTGTCCGACCTCGACGTCGTCCTGGACGCCAACGCCGACGGCGAGCGCTCGCTGTCCGTGCTGCGCCCCGGCGGCACGCTCGTGAGCATCATGGAGCACGCCGACCGGGAACGCGCCGCGCAGGTCGAGGCGGCCGGCCGCCGCTTCGCCGGGATCGCCGTGGAGCCCGACTACGCCTCGCTGGAGGCGATCGCCGAGCTGGTCGACGCCGGGCGCATCCGCCCGCACGTCGACGCGACCTTCCCGCTGGCCGAGGCCGGCAAGGCGCACGAGCTGGTGGGCTCCGGACGGGCGCAGGGCAAGGTCGTCCTCACCGTCGGCTGA